Proteins from one Zavarzinia compransoris genomic window:
- a CDS encoding Crp/Fnr family transcriptional regulator: MQQQRDLAAECRVAAVPNGRRLHPDAATCELCEARAFNMCHALSAEELARLAAIMARQRIEAGTTFIEEGAPADELFNLTGGTVKVFKLLADGRCQVTGFMMAGDFLGLSRGGTYAYSATAITPVTFCRFQRTQLRGLVDELPKIERQMLGLAMNELMAAQDQMVLLGRKTARERIASFLLALSARAVRRGQPANPVGLPMTRGDIADYLGLTTETVSRSLTQLKGEGLISLKGNHAATILDTGALAAIAGIEDGDGPSGFDHIT; encoded by the coding sequence ATGCAGCAGCAGCGGGATCTGGCGGCGGAATGCCGGGTGGCGGCGGTGCCCAATGGGCGGCGCCTGCATCCGGATGCGGCGACATGCGAATTATGCGAGGCCCGCGCCTTCAACATGTGCCACGCCCTGAGCGCCGAGGAACTGGCCCGGCTGGCGGCGATCATGGCGCGCCAGCGGATCGAGGCCGGCACCACCTTCATCGAGGAAGGCGCGCCGGCCGACGAATTGTTCAACCTGACCGGCGGCACGGTCAAGGTGTTCAAGCTCCTGGCCGACGGCCGCTGCCAGGTGACCGGCTTCATGATGGCGGGCGATTTCCTCGGCCTGTCCCGGGGCGGCACCTATGCCTATAGCGCGACCGCGATCACGCCCGTCACCTTCTGCCGGTTCCAGCGCACGCAGCTGCGCGGCCTGGTCGACGAATTGCCCAAGATCGAGCGCCAGATGCTGGGCCTCGCCATGAACGAACTGATGGCGGCCCAGGACCAGATGGTGCTGCTCGGCCGGAAGACGGCGCGGGAGCGGATCGCCTCCTTCCTGCTCGCCCTGTCGGCGCGGGCGGTGCGGCGCGGCCAGCCGGCCAATCCGGTCGGCCTGCCGATGACGAGGGGCGATATCGCCGATTACCTGGGCCTGACCACGGAAACCGTCAGCCGCAGCCTGACCCAGCTGAAGGGCGAGGGGCTGATCAGCCTGAAGGGCAACCACGCGGCGACGATCCTCGATACCGGGGCGCTGGCCGCCATCGCCGGAATCGAGGACGGCGACGGGCCGTCCGGCTTCGACCACATCACTTGA
- a CDS encoding universal stress protein produces MSFKTILVPVERPKTARPALRHAIGLARDLDAHIEVFQPEVDPALVIPPVFDGLSGIAFAPDLIAQAQAAAAETRAEIKAMIEAVLVEAGAADLPRARQPGFSLSFESAIGATERLVGRRGRLADLTVIARTPLAVSRGEADSLTGALWSSTRPVLLVPGIEDGYVAAARRPERIVVAWNGSAEAARALAAALPFLVQATAVDVVTFDHAVDAGGLARVRAYLASHGVEAKTADVATEGYLLSKVLFDKVIERDADLIVMGAYTHSRVREYLLGGLTQEIIDGAPVPVLFAH; encoded by the coding sequence ATGTCCTTCAAGACCATCCTGGTGCCGGTCGAACGGCCGAAGACCGCCCGACCCGCCCTGCGCCACGCCATCGGGCTCGCCCGCGATCTCGATGCCCATATCGAGGTGTTCCAGCCGGAGGTCGATCCCGCCCTGGTCATTCCCCCGGTCTTCGATGGCCTGTCGGGGATCGCCTTCGCGCCCGACCTGATCGCCCAAGCCCAGGCCGCCGCGGCCGAGACCCGCGCCGAAATCAAGGCGATGATCGAGGCGGTACTGGTCGAGGCCGGGGCCGCCGACCTGCCGCGCGCCCGCCAGCCCGGCTTTTCCCTCAGCTTCGAATCCGCGATCGGCGCCACCGAGCGCCTGGTCGGCCGGCGCGGCCGGCTGGCCGATCTGACCGTGATCGCCCGCACCCCGCTCGCGGTTTCGCGCGGGGAGGCGGACAGCCTGACCGGCGCCCTGTGGTCCAGCACGCGGCCGGTGCTGCTCGTCCCCGGGATCGAGGACGGCTATGTCGCCGCCGCCCGCCGGCCCGAGCGGATCGTGGTCGCCTGGAACGGCAGCGCCGAGGCGGCGCGGGCGCTGGCCGCGGCCCTGCCTTTCCTGGTGCAGGCGACCGCGGTCGATGTCGTCACCTTCGACCATGCGGTCGATGCCGGGGGCCTTGCCCGCGTCAGGGCCTATCTCGCCAGCCACGGCGTCGAGGCGAAGACCGCCGATGTCGCCACCGAGGGCTATCTCCTGTCGAAAGTCCTGTTCGACAAGGTGATCGAGCGCGACGCCGACCTCATCGTCATGGGCGCCTATACCCACAGCCGGGTGCGCGAATATCTCCTGGGCGGCCTGACCCAGGAAATCATCGACGGGGCGCCGGTCCCCGTCCTCTTCGCCCACTGA
- a CDS encoding MgtC/SapB family protein, with amino-acid sequence MDPMALIGDLAIALGCGAVIGFERGWTLRAQADGTRPAGIRTFSLIGLVGGIAGLAGPGWPLAAAVLAVAGLLGLGYWRASATDADVSLTSVVAGVLAVLLGGAATLGHGLPAAMAAVVATVILSAKPLTHRLLEKVEPREMSAVLRLLLISVVVLPVLPDQGYGPYQALNPFKLWLMVVAISGLSFLGYVAIRLGDARRGVLFAGVFGGLVSSTATTLALARMARQQPAVGPAAAAGTLAAWIVMCCRVILIVYVLDPVLGLALALPMAAMAGAGLLLTLWFLRLGGSGSADAPQAPANPFELASALRFALLLAGIMLVSRWVESRFGTSGLDVLAVISGIADVDAITLSIAGGTTGQGIGPAAATEVIVLAAVTNTIVKAGLGAYAGGRILATRLVPAAVLMTAAAGGALFL; translated from the coding sequence ATGGACCCGATGGCCCTGATCGGCGATCTCGCCATCGCGCTCGGCTGCGGCGCGGTCATCGGCTTCGAGCGCGGCTGGACGCTGCGGGCCCAGGCCGACGGCACCCGCCCGGCGGGCATCCGCACCTTCAGCCTGATCGGCCTCGTCGGCGGCATCGCCGGCCTGGCCGGGCCCGGCTGGCCCCTGGCCGCCGCCGTGCTGGCCGTCGCCGGCCTGCTCGGGCTCGGCTATTGGCGCGCCTCGGCGACCGATGCGGACGTCAGCCTGACCTCGGTCGTCGCCGGGGTCCTGGCCGTGCTGCTGGGCGGCGCGGCGACCCTCGGCCACGGCCTGCCGGCGGCGATGGCCGCCGTCGTCGCCACCGTCATCCTGTCGGCGAAGCCGCTCACCCACCGCCTGCTGGAAAAGGTGGAGCCGCGGGAAATGTCGGCGGTGCTGCGGCTGCTGCTGATTTCCGTCGTGGTGCTGCCGGTGCTGCCCGACCAGGGCTATGGCCCCTATCAGGCGCTGAACCCGTTCAAGCTGTGGCTGATGGTGGTGGCGATTTCGGGCCTGTCCTTCCTCGGCTATGTCGCCATTCGCCTGGGCGATGCGCGTCGCGGGGTCCTGTTCGCCGGGGTGTTCGGCGGGCTCGTCTCCTCGACCGCGACGACCTTGGCGCTCGCCCGCATGGCCCGGCAGCAGCCGGCGGTGGGCCCGGCGGCGGCGGCCGGCACCCTGGCCGCCTGGATCGTCATGTGCTGCCGGGTGATCCTGATCGTCTATGTCCTCGATCCCGTGCTCGGGCTGGCGCTGGCGCTGCCGATGGCGGCCATGGCGGGGGCGGGCCTTCTGCTGACCCTGTGGTTCCTGCGCCTCGGCGGCAGCGGCAGCGCGGATGCGCCCCAGGCCCCGGCCAATCCGTTCGAGCTGGCCAGCGCGCTGCGCTTCGCCCTGCTGCTGGCCGGGATCATGCTGGTCTCGCGCTGGGTCGAAAGCCGCTTCGGCACTTCCGGCCTCGACGTCCTGGCCGTGATCTCGGGCATCGCCGACGTCGACGCCATAACCCTGTCGATCGCCGGCGGCACCACCGGCCAGGGCATCGGCCCGGCGGCGGCGACCGAAGTCATCGTCCTTGCCGCGGTCACCAATACGATCGTGAAGGCCGGCCTCGGCGCCTATGCCGGCGGCCGGATCCTGGCGACCCGGCTGGTGCCCGCCGCGGTGCTGATGACCGCGGCGGCAGGGGGCGCCCTGTTCCTCTAA
- the pqqD gene encoding pyrroloquinoline quinone biosynthesis peptide chaperone PqqD, with the protein MSQPRLAPGVRLSFDQRRQSWILQAPERVVLLDAIGADVLKHVDGKTATAAIVASLAEEYDASADEIAGDIADLIADLAERGLLVVR; encoded by the coding sequence GTGAGCCAGCCCCGCCTCGCCCCCGGCGTCCGCCTGAGTTTCGACCAGCGCCGCCAATCCTGGATCCTGCAAGCGCCGGAACGGGTCGTCCTGCTCGATGCGATCGGGGCCGACGTTCTGAAACACGTCGACGGCAAGACCGCGACGGCGGCGATCGTCGCCAGCCTCGCGGAAGAATATGACGCAAGCGCGGACGAGATCGCCGGCGACATCGCCGACCTGATCGCCGACCTGGCCGAGCGCGGCCTGCTGGTGGTGCGCTGA
- a CDS encoding iron-sulfur cluster assembly scaffold protein: MSDDLYPKDMLRAASIVTHAGRLETPDGSAALDNPFCGDRVEFDVALDGERRITALRHRVKACVLCQAATNLLAAEAAGLDAGSVAALGDTLLAGLKRGEAPLLPGHPAFDLFTGITRHRTRFSCVLLPFETLEAAARAAAETTP, translated from the coding sequence ATGAGCGACGATCTCTACCCGAAGGACATGCTGCGCGCCGCCAGCATCGTCACCCACGCCGGCCGCCTGGAGACGCCGGACGGCAGCGCCGCCCTGGACAATCCCTTTTGCGGCGACCGGGTGGAATTCGACGTCGCCCTCGATGGCGAACGCCGGATCACCGCCCTGCGCCACCGGGTGAAGGCCTGCGTGCTGTGCCAGGCGGCGACCAACCTGCTGGCGGCGGAAGCGGCCGGGCTCGACGCCGGATCCGTCGCCGCCCTGGGCGATACGCTGCTTGCCGGCCTGAAGCGGGGCGAGGCGCCCCTGCTGCCCGGCCACCCGGCCTTCGACCTTTTTACCGGGATCACCCGCCACCGGACGCGCTTCTCCTGCGTGCTGCTGCCCTTCGAAACCCTGGAAGCCGCCGCCCGCGCGGCAGCGGAGACGACGCCGTGA